The proteins below are encoded in one region of Longimicrobium sp.:
- the lon gene encoding endopeptidase La — MSERLMLPVLPLRETVVFPGTAVPISAGRPGTLQAIEAALAGDRRMLAVAQRENRDEVEAENLYTVGTVVRIAQVQRGNGGVQLLIQGEGRALALQYVAPEGRGLAAHVREMHDLEPIAAEDPAFLALYRELRDRAAELGKRRGIPPEMLQQFMSGVTEPGPFADLVSFYVEMGTEAKQKLLEILSVEERLRSLLLIVQRQLAMIEAQEEIQQQVQEELGERQREMLLREQMKAIQRELGEEDEGAELEELREKIEALGLDETAREEVERELGRLERTNPQSAEYQVIRTYLEWVADLPWNVRTEDRLELLPAEEILNEDHYGLEDVKDRVLEFLAVRQLAARRAEDEVKEEAAIEAEALSGTEAEASAEELEREIAEAKAKATAKGPIILFAGPPGVGKTSIAKSIARALGRKYVRIALGGVRDEADIRGHRRTYVGAMPGRIVQALKQAKSRNPVILLDEVDKLGVSYQGDPSSALLEVLDPAQNHEFTDHYLGVPFDLSEVLFIATANYVQNIPAPLYDRMEAVEFRGYTEQEKKAIAERFLLPRQREDAGLRAEELEVTDEALRAVIAEYTREAGVRQLEREVGKLARKAARRIAAGAESTVKVDLERVKELLGRTRVHPERAGGQDTVGVATGMYYTPVGGDIMFIEVSAQQRAAVAATGEGEGAAQPGFGNLVLTGQLGDVMKESARAALTYARANAGRYGIDPRKAWGSELHIHVPAGAIPKDGPSAGVAMTTALVSALSDTPVRSDVAMTGEVTLTGRVLPIGGVKEKLLGAHRAGIRTIVLPKDNEGDLEDLPAEVLAALDVHPVETIDQALSVALRGASMSEGKLRFPELPLPLTTGGGRGLEGAVQMHGSR, encoded by the coding sequence ATGAGTGAACGATTGATGCTGCCCGTTCTCCCGCTCCGGGAGACGGTCGTGTTTCCCGGGACCGCCGTGCCGATCTCGGCCGGGCGGCCGGGGACGCTGCAGGCCATCGAGGCCGCGCTCGCCGGCGACCGGCGCATGCTGGCCGTGGCCCAGCGCGAGAACCGCGACGAGGTGGAAGCGGAGAACCTCTACACCGTCGGCACCGTGGTGCGCATCGCCCAGGTGCAGCGCGGCAACGGCGGCGTGCAGCTGCTGATCCAGGGCGAGGGGCGCGCCCTCGCGCTCCAGTACGTGGCACCGGAAGGCCGCGGGCTGGCCGCGCACGTCCGCGAGATGCACGACCTGGAGCCGATCGCGGCGGAAGATCCCGCCTTCCTGGCGCTCTACCGCGAGCTTCGCGACCGCGCGGCCGAGCTCGGCAAGCGCCGCGGCATTCCGCCCGAGATGCTGCAGCAGTTCATGAGCGGCGTCACCGAGCCGGGGCCGTTCGCGGACCTGGTGTCGTTCTACGTGGAGATGGGAACCGAGGCCAAGCAGAAGCTCCTCGAGATCCTCTCCGTGGAAGAGCGCCTGCGCTCCCTTCTGCTCATCGTGCAGCGCCAGCTCGCCATGATCGAGGCGCAGGAGGAGATCCAGCAGCAGGTGCAGGAAGAGCTGGGCGAGCGCCAGCGCGAGATGCTCCTTCGCGAGCAGATGAAGGCGATCCAGCGCGAGCTGGGCGAGGAGGACGAGGGCGCCGAGCTGGAGGAGCTGCGCGAGAAGATCGAGGCGCTCGGTCTCGACGAGACGGCGCGCGAAGAGGTGGAGCGCGAGCTGGGCCGTCTGGAGCGCACCAATCCGCAGAGCGCCGAGTACCAGGTGATCCGCACCTACCTGGAGTGGGTGGCGGATCTGCCGTGGAACGTGCGCACCGAGGACCGGCTGGAGCTCCTTCCCGCCGAGGAGATCCTCAACGAGGACCACTACGGGCTGGAGGACGTCAAGGACCGCGTCCTGGAGTTCCTGGCCGTGCGCCAGCTCGCCGCGCGCCGCGCCGAGGATGAGGTGAAGGAGGAGGCCGCCATCGAGGCGGAGGCCCTCTCCGGCACCGAGGCGGAGGCATCGGCGGAGGAGCTGGAGCGCGAGATCGCCGAAGCCAAGGCCAAAGCCACCGCCAAGGGGCCCATCATCCTCTTCGCCGGTCCTCCGGGCGTTGGCAAGACGTCGATCGCCAAGTCGATCGCGCGGGCGCTGGGCCGCAAGTACGTGCGCATCGCGCTGGGCGGCGTGCGCGACGAGGCGGACATCCGCGGGCACCGGCGCACCTACGTGGGCGCCATGCCGGGGCGCATCGTGCAGGCCCTCAAGCAGGCCAAGAGCCGCAACCCGGTGATCCTGCTGGACGAGGTGGACAAGCTGGGCGTCAGCTACCAGGGCGATCCGTCGAGCGCGCTGCTGGAGGTGCTGGATCCGGCGCAGAACCACGAGTTCACGGACCACTACCTGGGCGTGCCGTTCGACCTGAGCGAGGTGCTGTTCATCGCGACGGCCAACTACGTCCAGAACATCCCGGCGCCGCTGTACGACCGCATGGAGGCGGTGGAGTTCCGCGGCTACACGGAGCAGGAGAAGAAGGCCATCGCCGAGCGCTTCCTCCTTCCGCGGCAGCGCGAAGACGCGGGGCTGCGCGCCGAGGAGCTGGAGGTGACCGACGAGGCGCTGCGCGCCGTGATCGCCGAGTACACCCGCGAGGCCGGGGTGCGCCAGCTGGAGCGCGAGGTGGGGAAGCTGGCGCGCAAGGCCGCGCGCCGCATCGCCGCCGGCGCGGAGAGCACGGTGAAGGTGGACCTGGAGCGGGTGAAGGAGCTGCTGGGGCGCACGCGGGTGCACCCCGAGCGCGCGGGCGGGCAGGACACCGTGGGCGTGGCCACGGGGATGTACTACACGCCGGTGGGCGGCGACATCATGTTCATCGAGGTCAGCGCGCAGCAGCGGGCCGCCGTGGCCGCCACGGGCGAGGGGGAGGGTGCCGCGCAGCCCGGCTTCGGCAACCTGGTGCTCACCGGCCAGCTTGGCGACGTCATGAAGGAGTCGGCGCGCGCCGCGCTGACGTACGCCCGCGCCAACGCGGGGCGCTACGGGATCGACCCGCGCAAGGCGTGGGGCTCGGAGCTGCACATCCACGTCCCGGCGGGCGCCATCCCCAAGGACGGCCCCTCGGCGGGCGTGGCCATGACGACGGCGCTTGTCTCGGCCCTCTCCGACACCCCCGTCCGCTCGGACGTGGCGATGACGGGCGAAGTCACGCTGACCGGGCGGGTGCTCCCCATCGGCGGCGTGAAGGAGAAGCTTCTCGGCGCGCACCGGGCGGGGATTCGCACCATCGTCCTCCCCAAGGACAACGAGGGCGACCTGGAGGACCTGCCGGCCGAGGTGCTGGCCGCGCTGGACGTGCACCCGGTGGAGACGATCGACCAGGCGCTCTCCGTGGCCCTGCGCGGCGCCAGCATGAGCGAGGGGAAGCTGCGCTTTCCCGAGCTGCCCCTGCCGCTCACCACGGGCGGTGGCCGCGGCCTTGAAGGCGCGGTACAGATGCACGGCAGCCGCTGA
- a CDS encoding aldolase/citrate lyase family protein: MSDLEEAEAKLTHALARARTEEHAERQPVHTVYGGAHLFRADTAPRLGARALEALDRYAPDPATLATALEADAPAEAVWERVRAKLLREPVEDFRIDFEDGYGVRPDSEEDEHAETAARELARGMAEGTLPPFIGIRAKALTMETRARAVRTLRRFADTLLRSTGGVLPPGFVITLPKVTVPEQAELLALLLERLEAEHGVAAGTLRMELMVETPEALFDHEGRAALPGLVRAGRGRVVAAHFGAYDYTAALGITAAHQHLRHPACDWARHAMQVSLAGSGVRWSDGATTLLPVAPRRGELSAEQEAENRAAVHRGWRVHHDDVRHGLASGFYQGWDLHPAQLVSRYAAVYGFFLEGVDAAGERLRNFVDRAARATRVGSAFDDAATGQGLLNFFLRALGCGAISEEDALARTGLTSAELRMRSFASIVRAREDRTENGK; encoded by the coding sequence ATGTCCGATCTCGAAGAAGCCGAGGCAAAGCTGACCCACGCCCTGGCCCGCGCACGCACGGAGGAGCACGCGGAGCGCCAGCCCGTGCACACCGTGTACGGCGGAGCGCACCTCTTCCGCGCGGACACGGCGCCGCGCCTGGGCGCCCGCGCACTGGAGGCGCTCGACCGCTACGCACCGGACCCGGCCACTCTGGCAACCGCGCTGGAAGCGGACGCCCCTGCGGAGGCGGTGTGGGAGCGGGTCCGCGCCAAGCTGCTCCGCGAGCCGGTGGAGGACTTTCGCATCGACTTCGAGGACGGCTACGGCGTGCGCCCCGACAGCGAGGAAGACGAGCACGCCGAGACCGCCGCCCGCGAACTCGCCCGCGGCATGGCGGAGGGGACGCTCCCGCCCTTCATCGGCATCCGCGCCAAGGCGCTGACGATGGAGACGCGCGCCCGCGCCGTCCGCACACTGCGGCGCTTCGCGGACACGCTGCTGCGCTCCACGGGCGGCGTTCTGCCGCCGGGCTTCGTCATCACGCTCCCAAAGGTGACGGTCCCGGAGCAAGCGGAGCTGCTGGCCCTCCTGTTGGAACGGCTGGAGGCGGAGCACGGAGTGGCGGCCGGGACGCTGCGCATGGAGCTGATGGTGGAGACGCCCGAGGCGCTGTTCGACCACGAGGGGCGCGCGGCGCTCCCGGGGCTGGTGCGCGCGGGGCGCGGGCGGGTGGTCGCCGCCCACTTCGGCGCGTACGACTACACGGCGGCGCTGGGGATCACCGCCGCCCACCAGCACCTGCGCCACCCCGCGTGCGACTGGGCGCGCCACGCCATGCAGGTGTCGCTCGCGGGGAGCGGCGTGCGCTGGTCGGACGGCGCCACCACGCTCCTCCCCGTCGCCCCGCGTCGCGGCGAGCTGAGCGCTGAGCAGGAGGCGGAGAACCGGGCCGCGGTGCACCGTGGGTGGCGCGTGCACCACGACGATGTGAGGCACGGCCTGGCATCGGGCTTCTACCAGGGGTGGGACCTGCACCCGGCGCAGCTCGTGTCGCGCTACGCCGCGGTGTACGGCTTCTTCCTGGAAGGTGTGGACGCCGCCGGCGAGCGCCTCCGCAACTTCGTCGATCGTGCCGCGCGAGCCACCCGCGTCGGCAGCGCCTTCGACGACGCGGCCACCGGGCAGGGGCTCCTCAACTTCTTCCTGCGCGCCCTGGGCTGCGGCGCCATCAGCGAGGAAGATGCCCTCGCCCGAACCGGCCTCACCTCCGCCGAGCTGCGCATGCGCTCCTTTGCCTCGATCGTCCGCGCGCGGGAGGATCGCACCGAAAACGGCAAATGA
- a CDS encoding DUF2188 domain-containing protein, protein MAKTMIENGAATAPAPVLPGGKLIDVYVVPKEGKWLVRVRGVVRSTHKTRDQAINAAMKIAHKTECNVVVRGLDGKIEKRLSGSLADALMLKIWKRNYARYLRGEI, encoded by the coding sequence ATGGCGAAGACGATGATCGAGAACGGCGCCGCCACGGCGCCCGCTCCGGTGCTGCCGGGCGGCAAGCTGATCGACGTGTACGTCGTTCCCAAGGAGGGGAAGTGGCTGGTGCGCGTGCGCGGGGTGGTCCGCAGCACCCACAAGACCCGCGATCAGGCGATCAATGCCGCGATGAAGATCGCTCACAAGACGGAGTGCAACGTCGTGGTCCGCGGCCTGGACGGGAAAATCGAGAAGCGGCTGTCCGGCTCGCTCGCGGACGCGCTGATGCTGAAGATCTGGAAGCGGAACTACGCGCGCTACCTGCGGGGGGAGATCTGA
- a CDS encoding BrnT family toxin, translated as MSGFLFEYDPEKAAKNSFKHGISFGEAQTVFTDPLVLESADLEHSVEEERLLLIGQSFRRRLLFVVFTQRGDVVRIISARKATKHERRLYEEGS; from the coding sequence GTGTCAGGCTTTCTCTTCGAGTACGATCCGGAGAAGGCGGCGAAGAACAGTTTCAAGCATGGCATCTCGTTCGGTGAGGCGCAGACCGTATTCACAGATCCTCTGGTGCTGGAAAGCGCGGATCTGGAGCACTCGGTCGAGGAGGAACGCCTTCTGCTGATCGGCCAATCCTTTCGTCGGCGTTTGTTGTTCGTGGTGTTCACCCAGAGGGGTGATGTCGTCCGCATCATCAGTGCGCGGAAGGCTACGAAACACGAGCGGAGGTTGTATGAAGAAGGATCCTGA
- a CDS encoding S41 family peptidase — translation MRRTILAAAAAALLPLAAAAQEGVVRPRSTAEDLQMFSQVLNQIRVNHPDSIDTHRLFMAAVEGMVRAADPHSYVITAARLSPQKEKDYREGRLFPVPIEWDFARGTPVVRSVAPGSAAARQDILPGDVLVSADGQPVRAESPFELEVVLSGPRNSTVALRLERERVDGSVAELERTVRRQRAEEGTAVPAVLMLDDSTGYVRVTTFSNTRAAEDLHAALAKLEGTGMRRLLLDLRDNGGGMVDEASKVAGEFLPAGTVVYSSAGRKADVGETVRVQRSFWRRERQYPVVLMVNGGTASASELVAGALQDHDRALVVGRPTFGKSLLMRGFPMTDGSAIMLVIGHIKTPCGRVVQRQYRDVRVNDYYRMARTARDTAGRPSCRTAAGRVVYGGGGIFPDVVTPEAEPDPLWLARLREEDLPTRWIGGYLSANAAAFPSADALAASPRLPDAALADFRAFAARAGHTLPAGADADARLQRVLARGIAFSKWGDTGYYRLVAVTDPQVREAAAQFGKAAEVLRPAP, via the coding sequence AACCACCCGGACTCCATCGACACCCACCGCCTCTTCATGGCCGCGGTGGAGGGGATGGTGCGCGCCGCCGATCCGCACTCGTACGTCATCACCGCAGCGCGCCTCTCGCCGCAGAAGGAAAAGGACTACCGCGAGGGCCGGCTCTTTCCGGTGCCCATCGAGTGGGACTTCGCGCGCGGCACGCCGGTGGTGCGGAGCGTGGCGCCGGGCTCGGCCGCGGCGCGGCAGGACATCCTTCCCGGCGACGTCCTCGTCTCCGCCGACGGGCAGCCGGTGCGCGCCGAGAGCCCCTTCGAGCTGGAGGTGGTGCTCTCCGGCCCCCGCAACTCCACCGTCGCCCTGCGGCTGGAGCGCGAGCGCGTCGACGGCTCGGTGGCCGAGCTGGAGCGCACCGTCCGTCGCCAGCGCGCCGAGGAGGGCACCGCCGTCCCCGCCGTGCTGATGCTGGACGACAGCACGGGCTACGTGCGCGTGACCACCTTTTCCAACACGCGCGCCGCCGAAGACCTCCACGCCGCCCTCGCCAAACTGGAGGGCACGGGGATGCGGCGCCTCCTGCTGGACCTGCGCGACAACGGCGGCGGCATGGTGGACGAGGCGTCGAAGGTGGCGGGCGAGTTCCTCCCCGCGGGCACCGTCGTCTACTCGTCCGCCGGCCGCAAAGCCGACGTGGGCGAGACGGTGCGCGTGCAGCGCTCCTTCTGGCGGCGCGAGCGGCAGTACCCCGTCGTGCTGATGGTGAACGGGGGCACCGCCAGCGCGTCGGAGCTGGTGGCGGGCGCGCTGCAGGACCACGACCGGGCGCTGGTGGTGGGGCGCCCCACCTTTGGCAAGTCGCTGCTGATGCGTGGCTTCCCCATGACGGACGGCTCGGCGATCATGCTGGTGATCGGCCACATCAAGACGCCGTGCGGCCGCGTGGTGCAGCGGCAGTACCGCGACGTGCGCGTGAACGACTACTACCGCATGGCCCGCACGGCGCGCGACACCGCCGGGCGCCCCTCGTGCCGCACCGCCGCCGGGCGCGTGGTGTACGGCGGCGGCGGCATCTTCCCCGACGTGGTCACCCCCGAGGCGGAGCCGGACCCGCTCTGGCTCGCCCGCCTGCGCGAGGAGGACCTCCCCACGCGCTGGATCGGCGGCTACCTGAGCGCCAACGCCGCCGCCTTCCCCTCGGCCGACGCCCTCGCCGCCTCGCCGCGCCTTCCCGACGCGGCGCTGGCGGACTTCCGCGCCTTTGCCGCGCGCGCCGGCCACACCCTCCCCGCCGGCGCCGACGCGGATGCGCGGCTGCAGCGCGTCCTGGCCCGCGGCATCGCCTTCTCGAAGTGGGGCGACACCGGCTATTACCGCCTCGTCGCCGTCACCGACCCGCAGGTGCGCGAGGCCGCCGCGCAGTTTGGCAAGGCGGCGGAGGTGCTGCGGCCGGCGCCGTAA